ACTCATGGATAAAGATGGTTTTTTAAGGATTATTTATGATGCTGGTGTAATTACAGAATTATTTCCGCTTCTTATTTTTGTTGGTATAGGTGCCATGACAGATTTTGGACCTGTGCTCGAAAACCCCTACACCTTTCTCTTAGGGGCTGCGGGGCAGTTTGGTATTTTTTTGACACTGCTCCTTGCCTTAGCTATAGGATTTCCTTATAAGGATTCGGTTACCATCGGGATTATCGGTGCCTGTGATGGCCCGACTGTTATTTACGTTGCATCCAAGTATGCCCCCCATCTCTTAGGTGCATGCTCGGTTGCAGCTTACTC
This is a stretch of genomic DNA from Pseudomonadota bacterium. It encodes these proteins:
- a CDS encoding sodium ion-translocating decarboxylase subunit beta — protein: MSDAILGGLSGLAAGFLNLHWSNPVMMAIGCMLLYLGIKKDFEPLLLVPIGFGCILVNIPLTGLMDKDGFLRIIYDAGVITELFPLLIFVGIGAMTDFGPVLENPYTFLLGAAGQFGIFLTLLLALAIGFPYKDSVTIGIIGACDGPTVIYVASKYAPHLLGACSVAAYS